One window from the genome of Natrinema caseinilyticum encodes:
- a CDS encoding DUF7558 family protein has translation MQQTLSGCAFCDAPPGAEVGEAHTWGQDERITHTICVDCAIQSNPDPDDRDHYSCDSCGLVVDALAALTRFRVELGHLEGPLQLCARCSPGGPATYWTRDLDNHLVSLDTES, from the coding sequence ATGCAACAGACGCTCTCTGGCTGTGCCTTCTGCGACGCCCCGCCCGGCGCCGAGGTCGGCGAGGCGCACACCTGGGGACAGGACGAACGGATCACCCACACCATCTGCGTCGACTGCGCGATCCAGTCGAATCCCGATCCTGACGACCGTGACCACTACTCCTGCGATAGCTGTGGTCTCGTCGTCGATGCGCTTGCAGCCCTCACACGGTTCCGTGTCGAACTCGGCCACTTGGAAGGCCCACTACAACTGTGTGCGAGATGTAGTCCCGGCGGCCCAGCAACGTACTGGACTCGCGACCTGGACAACCATCTCGTGAGTCTTGATACAGAGTCGTAG
- a CDS encoding class I SAM-dependent methyltransferase produces MILETLIHQHSLLALPMTDTERDSHGYTPMNYDSDSEADEVYQRCLSYLLAHAPIEPDDVVLDIGTGTGIVAFELASKCDHVIGRDIYDEWLRYAREKAEKRGIENVSFGHGSFREPNVDEPVDVVVASYALYMAYDEGGEDELRAAIGGLASLNSRCVVIADKMRFAPVQSPSEYETLPPMGTVANLLVDAGFTITDIEIITESVGVIIATQ; encoded by the coding sequence ATGATTCTTGAGACCCTTATCCATCAGCACAGCCTACTCGCCCTACCGATGACCGACACAGAACGCGATTCTCACGGGTACACCCCGATGAACTACGACTCGGACAGCGAGGCAGACGAGGTGTACCAGCGGTGTCTGTCGTATCTTCTTGCACACGCGCCTATTGAGCCCGACGACGTCGTGCTTGACATCGGTACGGGTACCGGTATCGTCGCTTTCGAACTTGCGTCGAAGTGTGACCACGTGATAGGGCGGGATATCTACGACGAGTGGCTCCGGTACGCCCGTGAGAAAGCCGAGAAGCGTGGCATAGAGAATGTCTCGTTCGGTCACGGGTCATTCCGCGAACCGAACGTTGACGAACCGGTTGATGTCGTCGTTGCGAGCTATGCGCTGTACATGGCCTACGACGAAGGGGGCGAGGACGAATTACGCGCCGCCATCGGCGGTCTCGCGTCGCTGAATTCGCGGTGCGTAGTGATCGCCGACAAGATGCGCTTCGCGCCGGTGCAGTCCCCAAGCGAGTACGAGACGTTGCCACCGATGGGAACCGTCGCAAATCTCCTCGTGGATGCAGGCTTCACGATCACCGATATCGAGATCATCACTGAGTCGGTCGGTGTCATCATCGCCACCCAGTAG
- a CDS encoding DUF6036 family nucleotidyltransferase, whose product MRARFDSAYIRSEFERIGQQLDNPLTVFLIGGGSMAFRGLKETTKDIDLIVSSGEDLSQLQAVLLELGYDIVREPDEEYEELGAQRILENDDGCRIDVFNQQVIGKLILSPGIRERSERYLDPGNLVVEIVSPEDIFLFKAVAGRVDDIEDMFSLMQTGLEFDIIEAELEAQVELLDQELFVTYVNEALTDLTEQHNVTTPLHDPVAEITERVYEELEVLYALDEPKSVTDLQQEFDWPAADVQEIVRRLEEKDAVAVTDGRVERRSTTI is encoded by the coding sequence ATGAGGGCGCGATTCGATAGCGCATACATTCGCTCAGAATTCGAACGCATCGGCCAGCAGCTGGACAACCCCCTCACCGTCTTCTTGATTGGCGGTGGGTCGATGGCGTTTCGCGGACTCAAGGAGACGACCAAAGATATCGACCTCATCGTCTCCTCTGGCGAAGACCTGAGTCAGTTACAAGCGGTGCTTCTCGAACTGGGATACGATATCGTCCGGGAACCGGACGAAGAGTACGAAGAACTCGGTGCCCAGCGAATCCTCGAGAACGATGATGGGTGTCGCATCGACGTTTTCAACCAGCAGGTGATCGGCAAACTGATTCTGTCTCCAGGCATTCGTGAGCGGAGCGAACGATATCTCGATCCGGGGAATCTCGTGGTTGAGATCGTGAGTCCAGAAGACATCTTCCTATTCAAAGCAGTCGCCGGACGGGTGGACGATATCGAGGACATGTTTTCACTGATGCAGACCGGCCTCGAGTTCGACATCATCGAAGCAGAACTCGAGGCGCAGGTTGAACTATTGGATCAAGAACTGTTCGTGACGTACGTCAACGAAGCGTTGACTGATCTCACCGAGCAACACAACGTGACGACACCGTTGCACGACCCTGTCGCGGAGATCACCGAGCGCGTCTACGAGGAACTCGAAGTGCTGTACGCGCTCGACGAACCGAAATCGGTGACTGACCTGCAACAGGAGTTCGACTGGCCCGCAGCGGACGTACAGGAGATTGTGAGGCGGCTGGAAGAGAAAGACGCCGTCGCGGTAACTGATGGGCGCGTAGAACGTCGCTCAACGACGATCTGA
- a CDS encoding RNA-guided endonuclease InsQ/TnpB family protein: MEVRRTVPVKLDVDERDADLLHETIRQFLDAANYVVDVAYDGEWVETRKSVLHEETYSDVRDRTELHSNHVQSARDRAVDALKSTLAKWKQGDSASLPTFRTPFCEYNHRNATFYDDHATLSTVDGRVTVGYQLPDESHDTPHSQYLTNEDYETTGATLHYREGSFFLHVRTKADVDVPDRPENGTVLGVDLGVESIAVTSTGTFWSADELNHWHREYEKRRGSLQECGSRWAHENVQSVGRTETGRFEQLLHRVANEIIEEALEHGCSSIAFEDLTNIRQRMGVLKKLHAWAFRRLYDYVAYKGEAHGLTVKQVNPQYTSQRCSTCGFTHEQNRASQESFCCQDCGYENHADYNAAKNIGLKLLRNQTGGEGGAPVGVRLNSGMMNTNGVVPVPDSVRVGVHAERHGL, encoded by the coding sequence ATGGAGGTCCGTCGTACTGTTCCCGTCAAACTTGACGTCGACGAGCGCGACGCGGACCTTCTTCACGAGACGATCCGACAGTTCCTTGACGCTGCGAACTACGTCGTCGACGTAGCGTACGACGGCGAGTGGGTCGAGACTCGCAAGAGCGTACTCCACGAAGAGACGTACAGCGACGTCCGTGACCGAACGGAGCTGCACAGCAACCACGTGCAGTCTGCACGCGACCGTGCTGTTGATGCCCTCAAGAGCACTCTGGCGAAGTGGAAGCAAGGGGACTCGGCGTCCTTGCCGACGTTCAGGACGCCGTTCTGCGAGTACAACCACCGCAACGCCACGTTCTACGATGACCACGCGACGCTCTCGACTGTTGATGGGCGCGTCACCGTCGGATACCAACTTCCCGACGAAAGCCATGACACGCCCCACTCGCAGTATCTCACGAACGAGGACTACGAGACGACTGGTGCTACCCTTCACTACCGGGAGGGTTCGTTCTTCCTCCACGTTCGAACAAAGGCGGACGTGGACGTCCCCGACCGACCCGAGAACGGAACGGTTCTCGGAGTTGACCTTGGGGTCGAGAGCATCGCCGTCACGTCGACGGGGACGTTCTGGAGCGCGGACGAACTCAACCACTGGCATCGCGAGTACGAGAAGCGACGCGGGTCGCTCCAGGAATGTGGTTCGCGGTGGGCACACGAGAACGTACAGTCGGTGGGTCGAACGGAAACTGGGCGGTTCGAGCAACTCCTGCATCGTGTTGCGAACGAGATCATCGAGGAGGCCCTCGAGCATGGTTGTTCGTCCATCGCGTTCGAGGACCTGACAAATATCCGGCAGCGCATGGGTGTGCTCAAGAAGCTTCACGCGTGGGCGTTCCGACGGCTCTACGACTATGTCGCGTACAAGGGAGAAGCACATGGACTTACCGTCAAGCAGGTGAATCCACAGTACACGAGTCAGCGGTGTTCGACGTGCGGGTTCACGCACGAACAGAACCGAGCGTCGCAGGAATCGTTCTGTTGTCAGGACTGCGGGTACGAGAACCACGCGGACTACAACGCAGCGAAGAACATCGGACTGAAACTCCTTCGCAACCAGACTGGGGGCGAGGGAGGCGCACCCGTAGGCGTGCGCTTGAACAGCGGGATGATGAACACGAACGGGGTAGTTCCCGTACCAGATTCGGTTCGAGTGGGAGTCCATGCTGAACGCCACGGCCTTTAG
- a CDS encoding ArsR family transcriptional regulator encodes MLTEGEVRALTALHGEQTVSDLATNLDRSLSYTSELVERLETAGLVETRRQGKTKQIRLSDAKALELLTDLTQQYSHIDWPELLSGAALRVCYYLDTPQTVTDLARHADVHRSTVHRALAPLQHRGIVYQTDDGAYALNDDFEQLSAFARELAHHAHRQTIEEQTDTYTLLWESLDEFLVQTMTEITDEHFMPTGPDQFQRYDLPLLARDRRHYLYSETAGDLSPEMLCCHMLVIDSGARAQSYCLLLLSHVDIDRDELRTQAVKYGVEDVVDELCTYLDTSGDQRTSQLPEWEDFQELAEEYEVTL; translated from the coding sequence ATGCTCACAGAAGGCGAGGTTCGCGCCCTTACTGCCCTCCACGGTGAGCAGACGGTCTCTGACCTTGCAACGAATCTCGATCGGAGTCTCAGCTACACCTCAGAACTCGTCGAACGGCTCGAAACGGCTGGCCTCGTCGAGACACGCCGACAGGGGAAAACAAAGCAGATTCGACTGTCGGACGCAAAGGCCCTCGAGTTACTCACGGACCTCACCCAGCAGTATTCACACATCGACTGGCCGGAGCTGTTGTCAGGAGCAGCCCTCCGTGTCTGCTACTACCTTGATACCCCACAAACCGTGACCGATCTCGCACGCCACGCCGACGTCCACAGAAGCACCGTCCACCGTGCGCTTGCCCCGCTTCAACATCGCGGGATCGTCTACCAAACCGACGACGGTGCGTACGCACTGAATGACGACTTCGAGCAGCTGAGTGCATTCGCTCGTGAGCTTGCCCATCACGCCCACCGCCAGACCATCGAAGAACAGACCGACACCTACACGCTTCTGTGGGAATCCCTCGACGAGTTCCTTGTCCAGACGATGACTGAGATCACCGACGAACACTTCATGCCGACAGGACCAGATCAGTTTCAGCGATACGACCTCCCGCTGTTGGCACGTGACCGCAGACACTACCTCTATTCGGAGACGGCGGGCGATCTCTCCCCAGAGATGTTGTGCTGCCACATGCTCGTAATCGATTCGGGCGCACGGGCTCAGTCTTACTGTCTGCTCCTGCTCAGTCACGTCGACATCGACCGCGACGAACTCCGAACTCAAGCCGTCAAATACGGCGTCGAAGACGTCGTTGACGAACTCTGCACGTATCTTGACACCAGCGGTGACCAGCGGACGTCGCAACTCCCCGAGTGGGAGGACTTCCAGGAACTGGCTGAAGAGTACGAGGTGACGCTGTAA
- a CDS encoding OB-fold nucleic acid binding domain-containing protein yields the protein MSSKNVFGNEVSVDEQAFEKADEAAVDEEGFEIVDETPEFQATVQMEVQAKVDANHPDGMVDTSDERIYGATLEQEERIRAREAELERISAKAEMGTQEGREKRTRDIAAKRSAERRAEFQKRAASVDPWADPERDDPRAELRQEQLAAVNKQSMRLAEKLDGWSRAAIGRRLGEAVVSGKDLTSSVVGMFKELQTAPGQVVPIGMLEDVNRKEVSIEGTVTQLWEPSSPSIAQVGLIEDESGRTKLTSWKASDAPWIEEGERVRIHGAAKNWYNGRVSVAVTGWSTLHFPERGRWWE from the coding sequence ATGTCAAGTAAGAACGTCTTCGGTAATGAGGTTTCGGTCGATGAACAGGCATTCGAAAAAGCGGACGAAGCGGCGGTCGATGAAGAGGGCTTCGAGATCGTCGATGAGACGCCGGAGTTCCAGGCGACGGTGCAGATGGAGGTGCAGGCAAAGGTCGATGCGAACCACCCGGACGGGATGGTCGACACCAGTGATGAGCGGATATACGGTGCGACCCTCGAACAGGAAGAGCGCATTCGGGCTCGGGAGGCTGAACTGGAGCGCATCAGTGCCAAGGCGGAGATGGGGACGCAAGAAGGTCGGGAGAAGCGGACACGAGACATCGCAGCGAAGCGGAGCGCTGAGCGGCGTGCAGAGTTCCAAAAGCGGGCGGCGAGCGTGGATCCGTGGGCGGACCCAGAGCGGGACGACCCTCGTGCAGAACTCAGGCAGGAGCAGTTGGCGGCGGTGAACAAACAGTCGATGCGGCTGGCGGAGAAGCTGGATGGCTGGTCGCGAGCAGCGATTGGTCGGCGGCTGGGTGAAGCCGTAGTCAGTGGGAAAGACCTGACGAGTTCAGTCGTCGGGATGTTCAAGGAGTTGCAGACGGCGCCGGGACAGGTAGTTCCCATTGGGATGCTCGAAGACGTCAATCGCAAAGAGGTGAGCATCGAAGGTACTGTGACGCAGTTGTGGGAACCTTCCAGTCCGAGCATCGCTCAAGTTGGGCTCATCGAGGACGAGAGCGGTCGTACAAAACTGACGAGCTGGAAGGCATCGGATGCTCCGTGGATCGAAGAGGGCGAGCGCGTGCGGATTCACGGGGCGGCGAAGAACTGGTATAACGGGCGCGTCTCGGTAGCCGTCACTGGCTGGTCGACCCTGCACTTCCCTGAGCGCGGTCGGTGGTGGGAATAG
- a CDS encoding homing endonuclease associated repeat-containing protein, with product MESEKRIYTCELCGAEFETPGAKGGHKRAHQLKISREELLTELRRLASVSGRSPTTKMMDKRGAYSAACVKQRFGTWADALRAIGLPPNNRYDIPPTEVKEDIRTIATKLGRPPTSPEYREQGDFSVSHPF from the coding sequence ATGGAATCAGAGAAGCGAATATATACCTGTGAACTCTGTGGAGCCGAGTTCGAAACACCAGGAGCAAAGGGCGGTCACAAACGAGCGCATCAGCTCAAGATCAGCCGGGAAGAGTTACTGACGGAACTCCGGCGACTGGCGAGCGTCTCGGGACGCTCACCGACAACGAAGATGATGGATAAACGAGGTGCGTATTCTGCAGCTTGTGTGAAGCAACGGTTCGGTACCTGGGCCGATGCACTACGGGCGATCGGCCTACCACCGAACAACAGATACGACATCCCACCAACGGAAGTCAAAGAGGACATCCGAACAATCGCAACAAAACTTGGACGTCCACCGACATCGCCAGAGTACCGTGAACAAGGGGATTTCTCTGTTAGCCATCCGTTCTAG
- a CDS encoding IS4 family transposase has protein sequence MESVYNPPDSVIVNRIQTAFPSDELRERARATNLIQRERKLDVVALFYTLSLGFAAGSDRSIQAFLERYVEMADCDELSYATFHGWFKPGFVALLREILDDAIENLDTGQTELTGRLERFRDVLIVDATIISLYQDAKDVYALDDDRAGAKLHLTESLSTGLPTRFQTTDASTHERSQLPTGEWVAGALILFDLGYYDFWLFDRIDENDGWFVSRVKENADFEIVEELRTWRGNSIPLEGQSLQAVLDDLQRQEIDVQITLSFDRKRGSGASATRTFRLVGVRNDDSGESHLYLTNLDRDDYRAPDIAQLYRARWEIELLFKELKSRFGLDEINTTDAYIIEALIIMAALSLLMSRVIVDELQKLDANQRDCADDASASSTRLPRRRCSHAVERHAHLIQLYLMLDLGYELPDLDSLLLWSSRDSNPHRPRLREQVESGESW, from the coding sequence GTGGAGAGTGTGTACAACCCACCGGACTCGGTAATTGTGAACCGAATTCAAACAGCGTTTCCATCCGATGAGTTGCGCGAGCGTGCTCGCGCAACGAATCTCATCCAGCGAGAGCGGAAACTCGACGTCGTCGCCCTATTTTACACGCTTTCACTCGGCTTCGCTGCCGGATCTGATCGATCCATTCAGGCGTTTCTCGAACGCTACGTCGAGATGGCTGACTGTGACGAACTCTCGTATGCGACGTTTCACGGCTGGTTCAAACCGGGGTTCGTTGCACTCCTTCGAGAGATTCTCGATGACGCCATCGAGAATCTCGACACGGGCCAAACCGAGCTTACCGGACGTCTCGAACGATTTCGAGACGTCCTCATCGTTGACGCTACGATCATCTCGCTTTATCAAGATGCCAAAGATGTCTACGCACTCGATGACGACCGAGCTGGGGCGAAACTCCATCTCACCGAATCGCTCTCAACGGGGCTTCCGACACGATTCCAGACAACCGACGCGAGCACCCATGAACGGAGCCAGCTACCCACCGGCGAGTGGGTAGCTGGCGCCCTCATTCTGTTCGATCTCGGCTACTACGATTTCTGGCTGTTCGACCGCATTGACGAAAATGACGGATGGTTTGTCTCTCGCGTCAAAGAAAACGCAGACTTCGAGATCGTCGAAGAACTCCGTACGTGGCGCGGGAACAGCATTCCGCTAGAAGGCCAGTCGCTGCAGGCCGTCCTCGACGATCTGCAGCGACAGGAAATCGACGTACAAATCACGCTCTCGTTCGACCGCAAACGAGGGTCGGGCGCCAGCGCGACCCGAACCTTCCGATTAGTCGGCGTTCGCAACGATGACAGCGGCGAGTCTCATCTGTACCTGACGAATCTCGACAGAGACGACTACCGCGCGCCCGATATCGCACAGCTCTATCGGGCGCGCTGGGAGATCGAACTGCTGTTCAAAGAACTCAAATCACGGTTTGGTTTGGACGAGATCAACACAACCGACGCTTACATAATCGAGGCGCTGATCATCATGGCAGCACTCTCGTTGCTGATGAGCCGGGTTATCGTCGACGAACTCCAAAAGCTGGACGCAAACCAGCGAGACTGCGCCGACGACGCCTCGGCGTCGTCGACGCGGCTTCCTCGACGACGATGTTCACACGCTGTCGAACGGCACGCGCATCTGATCCAGTTGTACCTGATGCTGGATCTGGGGTATGAGCTACCGGATCTCGATTCGTTGTTGCTGTGGTCGTCACGAGATTCAAATCCACACCGTCCGAGGTTACGTGAACAGGTAGAGTCAGGCGAGTCCTGGTAG
- a CDS encoding DUF7437 domain-containing protein, with protein MDFEQTDMTDMDRIRPDGGIDVLDPPPTDIMDEETLDPAALAQNAPKLETVVQLLNQPALARVYVYVCYWGPVSPPEIMDGLELSKSTTYEYVDQLVDLGLVDRDDSTRPQQLTADPIIIVEQYVPIVITPTVLHALALQEIDEDVEYFMDRYGAGKLVAALRGAGLHFAGKTTQRMVATDIDVRETEAMMIIYALETALTVGRTHDPFFEHLFPDVHDQMDLPSLDEVDGAPTESDSPE; from the coding sequence ATGGACTTCGAACAAACGGATATGACCGATATGGATCGCATTCGTCCCGACGGTGGAATTGACGTGTTAGATCCCCCACCGACAGACATCATGGATGAAGAGACGCTCGACCCAGCAGCGCTTGCCCAGAACGCGCCGAAGCTCGAGACGGTCGTGCAGCTGCTCAACCAGCCAGCGCTCGCCCGTGTGTACGTCTACGTCTGCTATTGGGGGCCCGTTTCGCCACCGGAGATTATGGACGGTCTCGAGCTATCGAAATCGACGACCTATGAGTACGTCGATCAGCTCGTTGACCTCGGTCTCGTCGATCGAGATGACTCGACACGTCCCCAGCAGCTGACGGCCGATCCGATCATCATCGTCGAACAGTACGTCCCCATCGTCATCACGCCGACGGTCCTGCACGCACTTGCACTCCAAGAAATTGACGAGGATGTCGAGTATTTCATGGACCGCTACGGTGCTGGCAAACTCGTCGCTGCGCTGCGAGGTGCAGGGCTGCACTTTGCTGGGAAGACGACCCAACGAATGGTCGCGACCGATATTGACGTTCGCGAGACCGAAGCGATGATGATCATCTACGCGCTCGAGACAGCGCTAACTGTTGGCCGAACGCATGATCCGTTCTTCGAGCATCTATTTCCGGACGTCCATGATCAGATGGATCTTCCTTCCCTTGATGAGGTAGACGGTGCTCCGACAGAGTCGGATTCCCCCGAATGA
- a CDS encoding transcription initiation factor IIB, with translation MATRDIYTTAFDEDVQTTTTTCPDCGGSIRTTDRETVCEDCGRILEGTKLDRGPDWSRHDEQGSKRGTGAPLTPTRHDRGLSTEIGYKQDGRGNTLSSTKRRQLNRLRREQSRAQWQSKAERNLAYGLGEVRRIVASLGLAQSIRDQACSLFRTAQSEQLCRGRSLEAVAAASVYATTRCNGLGRSRAEVAACARCDQQKHTNAYTVMNVELELPTQPITATDRIPRLATELEVPDQVRRRALELAQKARECGMTIGCRPSGVAAGCLYLAAQRVGFCLSQQRIADIAGTSPNTLRSRRDELLEIDS, from the coding sequence ATGGCAACGAGAGACATCTATACAACTGCGTTCGACGAAGACGTCCAGACGACTACAACTACCTGTCCCGACTGTGGCGGCAGCATTCGAACGACTGACCGCGAGACGGTCTGTGAGGACTGTGGACGTATCCTCGAGGGCACTAAACTAGACCGAGGGCCAGACTGGAGTCGACATGACGAGCAGGGATCCAAGAGAGGGACCGGCGCCCCGCTGACACCGACACGCCATGATCGAGGTCTTTCCACCGAGATTGGATACAAGCAAGACGGACGTGGAAACACCCTCTCGAGCACGAAGCGCCGACAATTGAACCGGCTGCGTCGCGAACAATCCCGTGCCCAGTGGCAGTCGAAAGCCGAACGGAACCTCGCCTATGGACTCGGTGAAGTTCGGCGGATCGTCGCGAGTCTTGGTCTCGCACAGAGTATTCGGGACCAGGCGTGTTCGCTATTTCGAACGGCCCAGTCCGAACAGCTCTGTCGTGGACGATCGCTCGAGGCGGTGGCTGCAGCCAGTGTCTACGCAACCACTCGGTGTAACGGACTCGGACGATCACGGGCAGAAGTCGCGGCCTGTGCGCGCTGTGATCAGCAGAAACACACTAACGCCTACACCGTGATGAATGTCGAACTCGAGTTGCCGACACAGCCGATTACAGCAACGGATCGGATTCCGAGACTTGCGACGGAACTCGAGGTTCCAGATCAGGTTCGTCGACGAGCACTCGAGCTCGCACAGAAGGCACGCGAATGCGGAATGACGATCGGCTGCCGGCCGAGTGGCGTCGCAGCGGGCTGTCTCTATCTCGCGGCCCAGCGAGTCGGCTTCTGTCTCTCGCAACAACGGATCGCCGATATCGCAGGCACATCGCCGAACACGCTCCGCAGTCGGCGAGACGAGTTACTCGAGATCGATTCCTGA
- a CDS encoding ArdC-like ssDNA-binding domain-containing protein: MTTSDCSKVSFDDSDTRREEMHSTMEGWVDDLIEDVDDAVSSEQFQEWLDVQSCFHDYSHRNTLLIKLQCPQATRVAGYRTWQNEFDRHVKEGETAIWIWAPIIAKQCPDCENSLSYHECSDCEYNETPPDSWEKGLVGFRPAPVFDISQTDGEPLPDLETEARGDADELVPALLEAADTLEVDVEVVPPQDWSHGNAKGVCEYRPPERPRVAVQDRENDADLAVTLVHEYAHALLHSGVDDEAERSKRELEAEAVGYIVGRYFELDTSGSAFYLAAWHGDEPETVLDRLERISSTAQEIIDIVSEEVDDE, translated from the coding sequence ATGACTACGAGCGACTGTTCAAAGGTGTCCTTCGACGACTCGGACACCAGACGTGAGGAGATGCACAGTACGATGGAAGGCTGGGTTGACGACCTCATCGAGGACGTCGATGACGCGGTCTCGAGTGAGCAATTCCAGGAATGGCTCGATGTTCAGAGCTGCTTCCATGACTACTCGCACCGAAACACGCTGTTGATCAAACTCCAGTGTCCGCAGGCAACGCGCGTTGCCGGCTATCGAACATGGCAAAACGAGTTCGACCGGCACGTGAAGGAAGGAGAGACAGCGATCTGGATCTGGGCACCCATCATTGCAAAGCAGTGCCCTGACTGTGAGAACTCGCTGTCGTACCACGAATGCAGTGACTGTGAGTACAACGAGACACCACCGGACAGTTGGGAGAAAGGACTCGTGGGCTTTCGGCCAGCGCCTGTCTTCGATATCTCACAAACTGATGGCGAGCCACTGCCCGACCTCGAGACGGAAGCGAGAGGTGACGCTGACGAGTTAGTTCCTGCACTCCTCGAGGCAGCAGACACACTCGAGGTAGACGTAGAGGTCGTGCCACCCCAGGACTGGTCGCATGGGAACGCCAAGGGCGTCTGTGAGTACCGCCCGCCGGAACGGCCACGCGTCGCCGTCCAAGATCGTGAGAACGACGCTGATCTTGCCGTCACGCTCGTTCACGAGTACGCGCATGCGCTGTTACACAGTGGCGTCGACGATGAGGCTGAGCGATCGAAACGCGAACTCGAGGCCGAAGCGGTCGGCTACATCGTTGGACGGTACTTCGAGTTGGATACCAGTGGGTCAGCGTTTTACCTCGCCGCGTGGCACGGTGACGAGCCCGAAACGGTCCTCGACCGACTTGAGCGAATCAGTTCGACCGCCCAGGAGATCATCGACATCGTCAGTGAGGAGGTCGACGATGAGTGA
- a CDS encoding HalOD1 output domain-containing protein: MSDRPLLLEILNALEEQGLDRDEYQLQRVIDVEALERLIDSTGPQTDTDLEIRFSVGEFRILVTRSDVIISRIS, encoded by the coding sequence ATGAGTGATCGACCGCTTCTGCTCGAGATCCTCAATGCACTCGAGGAACAGGGCCTCGATCGAGACGAGTACCAACTGCAGCGGGTGATCGACGTCGAAGCCCTCGAGCGACTCATAGACTCGACGGGCCCACAAACTGATACTGATCTCGAGATTCGATTCTCGGTTGGTGAATTCCGTATACTGGTCACAAGATCCGATGTGATTATCTCCAGAATATCGTAG
- a CDS encoding DUF7437 domain-containing protein — protein sequence MSTKGADWNTPLDTGGEAFELLRNARKAWIYTYIRHNTDTTIDDVVDSLEIPQRTAYDYINDLESAGFIEQSNEGRPARYAAREIDLQLVQDDVQRQITPALIEAIARREKDGDIDTYIERHGLDGLAVALEYAREYADGSVTHRIMAREQEISSLEAGIILDALRPVVEE from the coding sequence ATGTCTACAAAAGGAGCAGATTGGAATACGCCTCTCGATACCGGAGGAGAGGCGTTTGAACTCCTCAGGAACGCCCGGAAAGCGTGGATCTATACCTACATTCGTCATAATACGGACACCACGATTGACGATGTCGTCGACTCCCTTGAGATTCCACAGCGGACTGCCTACGACTATATCAACGATCTCGAATCTGCAGGGTTCATTGAGCAGTCGAACGAGGGACGACCGGCACGATATGCAGCTCGTGAGATCGATCTCCAACTAGTACAGGATGATGTCCAGCGGCAGATTACGCCAGCATTGATCGAGGCGATTGCACGCCGAGAGAAGGATGGCGATATCGATACGTACATCGAACGTCACGGCTTGGATGGGCTTGCGGTCGCTCTCGAGTATGCTCGGGAATATGCTGATGGATCAGTAACCCATCGAATTATGGCCCGGGAGCAGGAGATCTCATCGTTAGAAGCAGGTATCATTCTGGACGCACTTCGCCCCGTCGTTGAGGAGTGA